The following coding sequences are from one uncultured Bacteroides sp. window:
- a CDS encoding lipoprotein signal peptidase encodes MKNILTKGRISLLVIFSVIIIDQIIKIAVKTHMYLHESIHVTDWFYIYFTENNGMAFGMELFGKLFLTSFRIIAVFLIGWYLIKIIKQGAKTGYIICISLILTGALGNIIDSVLYGILFNESSHSAIATFLPAGGGYSTLFYGKVVDMFYFPIIDTTWPMWLPIIGGQHFIFFSPIFNFADAAISCGIIALLLFYSKYVNETYHSHA; translated from the coding sequence ATGAAGAATATATTAACTAAAGGGAGAATATCTTTACTTGTAATCTTTTCTGTAATAATAATTGATCAGATTATAAAAATTGCGGTAAAAACACATATGTATCTTCATGAAAGTATTCATGTTACTGACTGGTTCTATATCTATTTTACTGAAAATAATGGAATGGCTTTTGGTATGGAACTTTTCGGAAAACTATTCCTTACAAGTTTTCGTATCATAGCTGTATTTCTTATTGGATGGTACCTCATAAAAATTATCAAGCAAGGTGCTAAGACAGGTTATATCATCTGTATCTCTTTGATTCTTACAGGCGCTTTGGGGAATATTATTGATAGTGTTCTTTATGGAATACTTTTCAATGAAAGTAGTCATAGTGCTATTGCCACTTTTCTTCCTGCCGGTGGGGGATATTCTACACTGTTTTATGGCAAAGTGGTAGATATGTTTTATTTTCCTATTATTGATACTACTTGGCCAATGTGGTTGCCTATTATAGGAGGGCAACATTTTATTTTCTTTAGCCCGATCTTTAATTTTGCGGATGCTGCGATTAGCTGTGGAATCATAGCATTACTTTTATTTTATAGTAAATACGTGAATGAAACTTATCATTCTCATGCCTAA
- a CDS encoding DUF4296 domain-containing protein: protein MKKLFFIFISSLLLLTSCKVKRPDNVIPESKMEELLYDYHLAKIMGNNLSANSNYKKALYLDYVFKKYGTTEAEFDSSMVWYTRNTELLAKMYEKINEKFRAQQDEINHLVAVRDKKPPLSASGDSVDVWFLDRVATLSSFSLNNKLVFDIPADVNFEAKDTLEWKANIHFRQTDTSSVGIVMAMQVVYTNDSIISSVKNVLKSGVETFRLQADSLGNIRSVRGFIYVEPSKNNILVNEISLIRYRTKEKEKDELKADSLKEMKEVDHQKVNTISVDKPLKTLPKRRNPEELNHRRKFSRN from the coding sequence ATGAAAAAGTTGTTCTTTATATTCATTTCTTCTTTATTACTTTTAACTTCTTGTAAAGTAAAGAGACCTGATAATGTTATTCCTGAATCTAAGATGGAGGAATTGTTATATGATTATCACTTGGCTAAAATAATGGGAAACAACTTATCAGCTAATAGTAATTACAAAAAGGCTCTTTATCTAGATTACGTTTTTAAGAAATATGGAACAACCGAAGCTGAATTTGACTCTTCTATGGTTTGGTATACCCGTAATACGGAGTTACTAGCTAAAATGTATGAGAAAATAAATGAAAAGTTTCGTGCCCAACAAGATGAGATAAATCATCTAGTTGCTGTGCGTGATAAAAAACCACCATTGTCTGCTTCTGGTGATAGTGTTGATGTTTGGTTTTTAGATCGAGTGGCTACTCTTTCATCCTTTTCCTTAAATAATAAATTAGTATTTGATATTCCTGCTGATGTTAATTTTGAAGCAAAAGATACCTTGGAATGGAAAGCTAATATTCATTTTCGGCAAACAGATACTTCTTCTGTCGGGATTGTGATGGCTATGCAGGTGGTATATACTAATGATAGCATTATCAGTTCAGTTAAGAATGTACTAAAATCAGGTGTTGAGACTTTTCGTTTGCAAGCTGATTCTTTAGGAAATATACGCAGCGTGCGAGGTTTTATATATGTGGAGCCTAGTAAGAACAATATATTGGTTAATGAAATTTCACTGATTCGTTATCGTACGAAGGAGAAAGAAAAAGATGAGCTAAAAGCTGATTCTTTGAAAGAAATGAAAGAGGTAGACCACCAAAAAGTTAATACTATTTCTGTAGATAAACCATTAAAGACTCTTCCTAAGCGGCGTAATCCGGAAGAACTTAATCACAGACGCAAGTTCTCTCGGAATTAG
- a CDS encoding RNA methyltransferase produces the protein MSLSKNKIKYIHSLEYKKTRCEENVFIAEGPKLVNDLLEHFSTRLIVATNEWLKTHPKVNADEIVEVSPEELTKASLLKNPQQILAIFEQPKYSIDKEEISSSLSLALDNIQDPGNLGTIIRLADWFGIKNILCSLDTADVYNPKTIQATMGAIARVKVHYIALPEFLSSIKNIPIYGTFLNGENIYQEPLSEQGIIVMGNEGNGIGKEIEALVNHKLYIPNYPADNITSESLNVAIATAVVCAEFRRQVIRY, from the coding sequence ATGTCATTAAGTAAAAATAAGATCAAATATATACATTCGCTAGAATATAAAAAGACACGTTGTGAAGAAAATGTTTTTATAGCGGAAGGTCCTAAACTAGTTAATGACCTATTAGAGCACTTTTCTACTCGCTTAATCGTCGCTACGAATGAATGGCTCAAAACGCATCCTAAAGTAAACGCTGATGAAATAGTAGAGGTTTCACCGGAAGAATTAACTAAAGCTAGCTTACTAAAAAATCCACAACAAATACTTGCAATATTTGAACAACCTAAATATAGTATAGACAAAGAAGAGATTTCATCTTCTCTTTCTTTGGCATTAGATAACATCCAAGACCCTGGTAACTTGGGAACGATCATAAGATTAGCGGATTGGTTTGGAATAAAAAACATTCTATGTTCACTAGATACGGCAGATGTTTATAATCCAAAAACAATCCAAGCTACTATGGGAGCTATTGCCCGTGTAAAAGTACACTACATTGCACTTCCTGAATTTCTGTCTTCCATAAAAAACATTCCTATTTATGGAACTTTTCTTAATGGAGAAAACATCTATCAAGAGCCCCTCTCTGAACAAGGAATTATCGTGATGGGAAATGAAGGGAATGGAATTGGTAAAGAAATTGAAGCCCTTGTTAATCATAAGCTTTATATACCAAACTATCCAGCAGATAACATAACATCTGAATCACTTAACGTAGCCATTGCAACTGCTGTTGTCTGTGCAGAGTTTCGCAGGCAAGTGATTAGATATTAA
- a CDS encoding BamA/TamA family outer membrane protein, whose translation MKRGFFYILQLTMIGVLASCSATKFVPEGSYLLDAVAIQVDNKKIKSSELKPYLRQTPNTKWFSLVKTQLYIYSLSGRDSTRWLNKTIRKIGDAPVIYNENEALRSSEELTKVMQNMGYMGAKVHRNTKTKKKKLKLTYQIISGKPYIVRHLSYDIADKKIENLLQKDSTNSLLRRGMLFNVNKLDAERQRITSYLAQRGYYKFNKDFINYTADTVRNTYLVDLTLHVLPYKTDMNASATEHKQYRINKVNFITDYDVLQSSALSSIEVNDSIHYKGFPIYYKDNLYLRPKVLVDNLRITPGSLYNERDVQRTYTYLGRLAALKYTNIRFFETQVADSTLLNCYVMLTKGKHQSVSFEIEGTNSAGDLGAAASVSFQHRNLFHGSEIFMFKVRGAYEAISGLQEYSSNSYREYGAETSISFPNFLFPFLSSNFKKQIRATTEFGLQYNSQIRPEFSRKVASASWSYKWSNHPKIQHRLDLLDVSFLTSWLSDKFKQKYIDNHQEYILEYNYKDRLIVRTGYTYHYNSRGGALTDNTIASNSYSIRAGIESAGNLLYAVSRLTKQGKNSDGEYAILKIPYAQYLKADFDFAKNIRIDDRNSVAYHMGFGIAFPYGNAKIVPFEKQYFSGGANSVRGWSVRGLGPGSFPGDNNFLNQSGDMKFDASIEYRSKLFWRFQAATFIDAGNIWTIRNYENQPGGQFRFDKFYKQIAFAYGLGLRIDLDYLVFRLDGGMKALNPVYSNKKERYPILNPNFKRDFTFHLAVGYPF comes from the coding sequence ATGAAAAGAGGCTTTTTTTATATACTACAGCTTACGATGATTGGAGTACTTGCTTCATGCTCTGCCACAAAATTTGTACCTGAGGGTTCTTATTTGTTAGATGCAGTTGCTATACAAGTAGACAATAAGAAAATTAAATCATCTGAGTTGAAACCTTATCTTCGGCAAACGCCTAATACTAAATGGTTTAGTTTGGTAAAAACTCAATTATATATCTATAGTTTATCGGGAAGAGATTCTACGCGATGGTTGAATAAAACTATTCGTAAGATAGGAGATGCTCCTGTTATTTATAATGAAAACGAAGCTCTTCGTTCATCTGAAGAACTTACTAAAGTGATGCAAAATATGGGCTATATGGGAGCCAAAGTGCATCGCAATACGAAAACAAAGAAGAAAAAACTGAAGTTGACTTATCAAATAATTTCAGGTAAACCCTATATAGTGCGTCATTTAAGCTATGACATTGCCGATAAAAAGATCGAGAACTTACTTCAGAAAGATTCTACTAATTCTCTGCTACGCAGAGGAATGCTTTTTAACGTCAATAAATTAGATGCTGAACGGCAACGGATTACCAGTTATTTGGCTCAAAGAGGATATTATAAATTTAATAAAGACTTTATTAATTATACGGCTGATACAGTTCGAAATACTTATTTAGTTGATTTGACTCTTCATGTGTTACCTTATAAAACTGATATGAATGCTTCTGCTACGGAACACAAACAATATAGAATTAATAAAGTCAACTTTATTACAGATTATGATGTTCTTCAATCTTCTGCACTGAGTAGCATTGAAGTGAATGACTCCATACATTATAAAGGATTTCCTATTTATTATAAAGATAATTTATATTTGCGGCCTAAGGTTCTTGTCGATAATTTGCGCATTACTCCGGGCTCGCTATATAACGAACGTGATGTGCAGCGTACTTATACTTATTTGGGGAGACTTGCTGCTTTGAAATACACAAATATTCGTTTTTTTGAAACACAAGTAGCGGATAGTACACTTCTTAATTGCTATGTAATGCTTACTAAAGGCAAACACCAGTCTGTCTCTTTTGAGATAGAAGGAACAAACTCTGCCGGTGATCTTGGAGCTGCTGCCTCTGTTTCTTTTCAGCATCGTAATCTATTTCATGGATCTGAGATTTTTATGTTTAAGGTTAGAGGGGCGTATGAAGCAATCTCGGGTCTGCAAGAGTATTCCAGCAATAGTTATAGAGAATATGGTGCAGAAACTAGTATTAGTTTTCCTAATTTTTTATTTCCTTTTCTTTCGTCTAATTTTAAGAAACAGATTAGAGCTACCACTGAGTTTGGTTTGCAATATAATTCTCAGATAAGGCCCGAATTTTCACGTAAAGTAGCATCCGCATCGTGGAGTTATAAATGGTCTAATCACCCCAAAATACAACATCGTTTAGATCTTTTGGACGTTAGTTTTTTAACAAGTTGGCTTTCAGATAAGTTTAAGCAAAAATACATAGATAACCATCAAGAATATATACTAGAATATAACTATAAAGACAGACTTATTGTCCGGACAGGCTATACCTATCATTACAATAGTCGTGGTGGAGCTTTGACGGATAATACAATTGCCTCTAATTCATACTCTATCCGAGCTGGCATAGAATCTGCGGGAAATCTTCTTTATGCGGTATCACGTCTTACAAAGCAAGGAAAAAATAGTGATGGAGAATATGCTATTTTGAAAATTCCCTATGCACAATACTTGAAAGCAGATTTTGACTTTGCAAAGAATATAAGAATTGATGATCGAAATTCCGTAGCTTATCATATGGGTTTTGGTATTGCTTTCCCTTATGGAAATGCAAAGATAGTGCCTTTTGAGAAACAATACTTTTCAGGTGGAGCTAATAGTGTACGTGGATGGTCTGTTCGTGGGCTTGGTCCCGGTTCTTTTCCAGGGGATAATAACTTTTTGAACCAATCAGGTGATATGAAATTCGATGCAAGTATTGAATACCGTAGCAAGCTGTTTTGGCGATTTCAAGCTGCTACGTTTATTGATGCGGGTAATATTTGGACTATTCGTAATTACGAAAATCAGCCAGGAGGACAATTTCGCTTTGATAAGTTTTATAAGCAAATAGCATTTGCTTACGGTTTAGGTTTACGTATTGATCTTGACTATTTGGTGTTTAGACTTGATGGAGGAATGAAAGCTCTTAATCCTGTCTATAGCAATAAAAAAGAGCGTTATCCTATTCTTAATCCTAACTTTAAGAGAGATTTCACTTTTCATCTTGCTGTTGGCTATCCTTTTTGA
- a CDS encoding DUF3332 domain-containing protein → MKKRKLSLCAYLLSGTLLFSSCIGSFTLWHKVLDWNQTIGNKFVNELVFIACHIVPIYPIAGLVDIVVLNSIEFWTGSNPAIANVGTTKKIKGENGEYMVETLKEGYSISKDGQSMNLIYDKATNTWNVVYEGHSSKLLKMNNDGTADMYLPGGNSMNVTLDAQGMTAARKAAMNNVFFASR, encoded by the coding sequence ATGAAAAAAAGAAAACTATCTCTATGTGCCTATTTACTTAGTGGCACGCTTCTATTTAGTTCATGTATTGGTTCATTCACTTTATGGCACAAAGTACTTGACTGGAACCAAACAATAGGTAATAAGTTTGTGAATGAATTGGTGTTCATAGCTTGCCATATTGTGCCTATTTATCCGATTGCCGGTTTAGTTGATATTGTAGTGCTAAATTCTATTGAATTCTGGACAGGATCCAACCCAGCAATTGCCAACGTAGGAACTACGAAGAAGATAAAAGGAGAAAATGGAGAATATATGGTTGAAACTCTTAAGGAAGGCTACTCTATAAGCAAAGATGGCCAAAGCATGAATCTTATTTATGACAAAGCAACGAATACTTGGAACGTTGTATATGAAGGACATAGTAGCAAATTATTAAAGATGAATAATGACGGAACTGCTGATATGTATCTACCTGGAGGTAATTCAATGAATGTAACTCTTGATGCTCAAGGAATGACAGCAGCTCGCAAAGCGGCAATGAATAATGTTTTCTTCGCTTCAAGATAG
- a CDS encoding DoxX family protein yields MFYRFLFPSKPDDTRVSLFLLAIRVIFGLLLMSHGIQKWNAFEQMSSGFPDPLGIGSSTSLILAIFGELVCSAAFIVGFLYRLSMIPMIITMGMAFFVIHGNDSFAVKELAFIYLSVFVLMYLIGPGKYSVDKLISTIFPPRK; encoded by the coding sequence ATGTTCTATAGATTTTTATTCCCAAGTAAACCAGACGATACCAGAGTTTCATTATTCCTTCTTGCAATAAGAGTTATATTCGGCTTACTCCTAATGAGCCATGGTATCCAAAAATGGAACGCATTTGAACAAATGTCTTCCGGCTTCCCCGATCCGCTAGGTATAGGAAGCTCTACGTCACTCATATTGGCAATTTTTGGAGAATTGGTCTGCTCTGCTGCTTTCATTGTAGGTTTTCTATATAGACTTTCAATGATTCCTATGATTATTACAATGGGAATGGCTTTTTTTGTTATTCACGGCAATGACAGCTTTGCTGTTAAGGAGTTAGCTTTTATATATTTAAGTGTATTTGTACTTATGTATTTAATTGGCCCGGGTAAATATTCTGTGGACAAGTTAATCTCCACAATCTTTCCTCCTCGTAAATAG
- a CDS encoding ribose-phosphate pyrophosphokinase, whose amino-acid sequence MSEKTPFMVFSGTNSRYLAEKICASLDCPLGNMNITHFADGEFAVSYEESIRGSHVFLVQSTFPNSDNLMELLLMVDAAKRASAKSVIAVIPYFGWARQDRKDKPRVSIGAKLVADLLSVAGIDRLITMDLHADQIQGFFNIPVDHLYASAVFLPYIQSLKLDNLVIATPDVGGSKRASTFSKYLGVPLVLCNKSRVKANEVATMQIIGDVENKNVILIDDIVDTAGTITKAANIMLGAGANSVRAIASHCVMSDPASERITNSGLSEIVFTDSIPYCKDSVKVKQLSIAKMFAETIKRVVNNESISSQYII is encoded by the coding sequence ATGAGCGAAAAAACACCCTTTATGGTATTTTCAGGAACTAACTCAAGATACCTAGCTGAAAAAATTTGCGCCAGCCTTGATTGTCCTCTGGGAAATATGAATATCACCCATTTTGCCGATGGTGAATTTGCTGTTTCTTATGAAGAATCGATTCGCGGCTCTCATGTTTTTCTGGTTCAGTCCACCTTCCCGAACTCTGACAACTTAATGGAGCTACTATTAATGGTAGATGCAGCAAAAAGAGCTTCTGCTAAAAGTGTCATTGCTGTAATTCCGTATTTTGGTTGGGCACGTCAAGACAGAAAAGACAAACCACGCGTCTCTATAGGCGCTAAACTAGTAGCCGACTTGCTTTCTGTAGCTGGTATCGATCGATTAATAACAATGGATTTGCATGCTGATCAAATTCAAGGTTTTTTCAACATTCCGGTTGACCACTTATATGCTTCGGCTGTTTTCCTCCCCTACATTCAATCTTTAAAATTAGATAATTTAGTTATCGCAACCCCCGATGTTGGAGGTTCAAAGAGAGCAAGTACTTTTTCTAAATATTTGGGTGTGCCACTAGTATTGTGCAACAAATCGCGTGTAAAAGCAAACGAAGTAGCAACAATGCAGATTATTGGTGATGTGGAAAATAAAAATGTTATATTGATTGATGACATTGTTGATACTGCTGGTACTATAACTAAAGCTGCCAATATCATGCTTGGAGCCGGAGCTAATTCGGTTAGAGCAATCGCTAGCCATTGTGTGATGTCTGACCCTGCTTCTGAGAGAATAACCAATTCTGGACTTTCCGAAATAGTTTTCACTGATAGCATACCTTACTGCAAAGACAGTGTAAAAGTTAAACAGCTAAGTATAGCTAAAATGTTTGCAGAAACAATAAAAAGAGTGGTAAACAATGAATCTATTAGTTCTCAATATATCATTTAA